Proteins from a genomic interval of Nautilia sp. PV-1:
- a CDS encoding homoserine dehydrogenase, translating into MVKIGIVGVGTVGQSVVKNIQKNKDLIKARAGKEIIVKTGVVRNLNKKRDIDIQLTDNYKEVTQDPEIDIVVELMGGINEAYEVVKDALKHNKAVVTANKALLAYHRFELQSIASTPFEYEASVAGGIPIIKALRDGLSANHIEEIKGIINGTCNYILTEMKNGRNYEEVLKEAQDLGYAEADPTFDVGGFDAAHKLLILASIAYNIDAKPEDILIEGIENINLTDIEFAKEFGYEIKLLGIAKKIENQVELRVHPTLIKNTQMIAKVDGVMNAVSVIGDVVGETMYYGPGAGGDATASAVISDIIEIARGNVNPMLGYKKPLENEKVTLKPSNKIETKYYLRIAVNDKLGVLEKIANILAKNNISIESFLQKPKNGYVKLLFSTHKCVEEEIKKAIKEIENLDFVIKPINYIRIED; encoded by the coding sequence ATGGTTAAAATAGGAATTGTCGGAGTCGGAACAGTAGGACAAAGCGTTGTTAAAAACATTCAAAAAAACAAAGACCTTATTAAAGCCAGAGCCGGAAAAGAAATTATCGTCAAAACCGGTGTAGTAAGAAACCTAAACAAAAAAAGAGATATTGATATTCAGCTCACCGACAACTATAAAGAAGTTACACAGGACCCGGAAATAGATATAGTAGTGGAACTTATGGGCGGAATTAACGAAGCATATGAAGTGGTGAAAGACGCCCTTAAACACAACAAAGCAGTAGTAACCGCAAACAAGGCTCTTTTGGCTTATCACAGATTTGAACTTCAAAGCATTGCTTCTACACCGTTTGAATACGAAGCAAGCGTCGCAGGAGGCATACCTATTATAAAAGCTCTGAGAGACGGCCTTAGCGCAAACCATATTGAAGAAATAAAAGGTATTATAAACGGTACCTGCAACTATATTCTTACTGAAATGAAAAACGGAAGAAATTACGAAGAAGTGCTAAAAGAAGCGCAGGATCTCGGTTATGCAGAAGCAGACCCGACATTTGACGTAGGCGGTTTTGATGCTGCACACAAACTGCTGATATTGGCAAGTATTGCTTATAACATAGATGCAAAACCCGAAGATATTTTAATAGAAGGCATTGAAAACATAAATCTTACCGACATAGAATTTGCAAAAGAATTCGGATACGAAATAAAACTTCTTGGTATTGCAAAAAAAATAGAAAATCAGGTTGAACTCAGAGTACATCCGACTTTAATTAAAAACACTCAGATGATTGCAAAAGTCGACGGAGTAATGAATGCCGTAAGCGTAATCGGAGATGTTGTGGGAGAAACAATGTATTACGGTCCCGGTGCCGGAGGAGACGCTACGGCAAGCGCTGTTATTAGCGATATTATAGAAATAGCAAGAGGAAATGTAAATCCAATGCTGGGCTATAAAAAACCTCTTGAAAACGAAAAAGTAACACTCAAACCGTCAAATAAAATAGAAACGAAATATTATTTAAGAATTGCGGTAAACGACAAACTAGGCGTTCTTGAAAAAATCGCAAATATACTTGCCAAAAACAATATTTCAATAGAAAGTTTTCTTCAAAAACCGAAAAACGGATATGTAAAACTGCTGTTTTCAACACACAAATGTGTAGAAGAAGAAATAAAAAAAGCAATAAAAGAAATAGAAAATCTTGATTTCGTAATTAAACCTATTAACTACATTAGGATAGAAGACTAG
- a CDS encoding RNA methyltransferase encodes MIVYGKRVVEYIIQKHGDIVKELLIAKKLDKKELNRLKKFKINFIDNKTAQKISRNGNHQGYFAKIDFTPQEWEISGKKIVVLDGVTDMGNIGAITRTSYALGIDLLIITGIKDLKWPQIIRMSAGAALDMKIISYQNILELINILKTKGYTLIGADMNGECKVKAEKSALILGNEGEGIKKKVKEKLDKILTIDMKNEFDSLNVSVAAGILIDRITNEC; translated from the coding sequence ATGATAGTTTACGGAAAAAGAGTAGTAGAATATATAATTCAAAAACACGGCGATATTGTTAAAGAACTTTTAATAGCAAAAAAACTTGATAAAAAAGAATTAAACAGACTGAAGAAATTTAAAATAAATTTTATTGATAATAAAACTGCACAAAAAATAAGCAGAAACGGAAATCATCAGGGTTATTTTGCAAAGATAGACTTCACTCCGCAGGAATGGGAAATAAGCGGTAAAAAAATTGTCGTTTTAGACGGTGTAACGGATATGGGAAATATAGGGGCAATTACAAGAACTTCTTATGCACTGGGAATTGATCTGCTGATAATTACAGGAATTAAAGATCTTAAATGGCCTCAGATTATAAGAATGAGCGCCGGAGCCGCACTTGATATGAAAATCATCTCTTATCAAAACATACTTGAGCTTATTAATATTTTAAAAACCAAAGGATATACGCTTATTGGGGCCGATATGAACGGAGAATGTAAAGTAAAAGCAGAAAAATCAGCCCTGATTTTAGGCAATGAGGGTGAAGGAATTAAGAAAAAAGTCAAAGAAAAACTTGATAAAATTTTAACAATAGATATGAAAAACGAATTTGACTCTTTAAATGTATCAGTCGCTGCCGGAATACTAATAGATAGGATCACAAATGAATGCTAA
- a CDS encoding LL-diaminopimelate aminotransferase, translating to MNHFERIERLPNYIFAVINELKLQARRAGEDIIDFSMGNPDGPTPKPIVDKLIEAAQKPKNHRYSVSKGIYKLREAICNWYARRYNVSLNPETEAVVTMGSKEGYVHLTQAITNVGDVAIVPDPTYPIHSYAFMLAGASVRKVELKYNEKYELKEDEFFEQLKLAMIEAVPKPKFLVLNFPHNPTTVTVTKEFYQHAVDFAKEEGLYIISDIAYADITFDGYKTPSIFEAKGAKEVAVESFTLSKSYNMAGWRVGFIVGNPVLVGALQKYKSWIDYGMFTPIQVAATVALRDYQHLVKDIVETYRQRRDVLIESFANAGWEIEKPNASMFVWAKIPEKVRHLGSLEFSKRLLTEAHIAVSPGIGFGAYGDDYVRIALIENEKRIRQAAKNIKQFLKDFDG from the coding sequence ATGAACCATTTTGAAAGAATAGAAAGACTTCCTAATTATATTTTTGCAGTAATTAACGAACTCAAACTTCAGGCAAGAAGAGCGGGAGAAGACATTATAGATTTTTCTATGGGAAATCCAGACGGCCCTACTCCCAAACCTATTGTAGATAAACTGATTGAAGCAGCACAGAAGCCTAAAAACCACAGATACTCTGTAAGTAAAGGTATATATAAATTAAGAGAAGCTATCTGTAACTGGTACGCAAGAAGATATAATGTATCGCTAAACCCGGAAACCGAAGCAGTTGTTACGATGGGAAGCAAAGAAGGCTACGTACATTTAACCCAGGCGATTACAAATGTGGGTGATGTGGCGATTGTCCCGGATCCAACCTATCCTATCCATTCATACGCTTTTATGCTTGCAGGTGCAAGTGTAAGAAAAGTAGAACTTAAATACAATGAAAAATACGAACTGAAAGAAGACGAATTTTTCGAACAGCTTAAACTCGCTATGATTGAAGCGGTACCGAAACCTAAATTTTTAGTATTAAACTTCCCGCATAACCCTACAACGGTTACTGTTACTAAAGAATTTTATCAGCACGCTGTAGATTTCGCAAAAGAAGAAGGACTTTATATCATAAGCGATATAGCATATGCGGATATTACTTTTGACGGCTATAAAACTCCAAGTATTTTCGAAGCAAAAGGCGCTAAAGAAGTGGCGGTTGAAAGTTTTACACTCAGCAAAAGCTATAACATGGCAGGATGGAGAGTAGGATTTATTGTAGGAAACCCTGTTTTGGTAGGAGCGCTTCAAAAATACAAATCATGGATTGATTACGGAATGTTTACACCTATACAGGTGGCGGCTACTGTAGCACTCAGGGATTATCAGCATTTAGTAAAAGACATAGTTGAAACATACAGACAAAGAAGAGACGTGCTTATAGAAAGTTTTGCAAACGCAGGATGGGAAATAGAAAAGCCTAATGCAAGTATGTTCGTATGGGCAAAAATTCCTGAAAAAGTAAGACATCTCGGAAGCCTTGAATTTTCTAAAAGACTGTTAACCGAAGCGCACATTGCGGTAAGTCCCGGTATAGGATTCGGTGCATACGGTGATGACTATGTAAGAATAGCATTAATAGAAAATGAAAAAAGAATCCGCCAGGCGGCTAAAAACATTAAACAATTTTTAAAGGATTTTGATGGTTAA
- a CDS encoding RodZ family helix-turn-helix domain-containing protein → MNAKDFFEQYSIEVINKRTRISPISLRFIKNKEFEKIPRVKFLGFVRIIEKEFDVDLSELIEEYNQATNHTPTQTSDKKETELKEPKKHNTLLLFILALILFSLGAYLLYKTYNSKSGSDTINKTAYMPNNEENLSSENNITTQKTQENNISKQAAKAEKTTKTQIQHSQQTAIPKTVKIFPNEKVWFKAVNLDNNKTVEYLTSNPKTLIGPNWYIKFGHGNITIDYGDKTITPQTKKIVRLLLKNGKVEYLKYPNRYEK, encoded by the coding sequence ATGAATGCTAAAGACTTTTTTGAACAGTACTCGATTGAGGTAATAAACAAACGGACAAGAATATCTCCCATATCATTAAGATTTATAAAAAATAAAGAGTTTGAAAAAATACCGAGAGTTAAATTTTTAGGATTCGTAAGAATAATTGAAAAAGAATTTGATGTAGATTTAAGCGAACTTATAGAAGAATACAATCAGGCCACAAACCATACTCCTACTCAGACTTCCGATAAAAAAGAAACGGAATTAAAAGAGCCAAAAAAGCATAATACGCTGCTGTTATTTATACTTGCGCTGATATTATTTTCATTGGGTGCTTATCTTCTTTACAAAACTTACAATTCAAAAAGCGGATCAGACACAATAAATAAAACTGCCTATATGCCGAATAATGAAGAAAACCTATCTTCCGAAAACAATATTACAACACAAAAAACACAAGAAAACAATATTTCAAAACAGGCGGCCAAAGCGGAAAAAACGACAAAAACACAAATACAGCACTCTCAGCAAACGGCTATACCAAAAACGGTCAAAATTTTCCCAAACGAAAAAGTATGGTTTAAAGCTGTAAATTTAGACAACAATAAAACTGTGGAATATCTGACAAGCAATCCAAAAACACTGATAGGACCAAACTGGTATATAAAATTCGGCCACGGTAATATTACAATAGATTACGGAGACAAAACCATAACTCCTCAGACAAAAAAAATAGTAAGACTGCTGTTAAAAAACGGAAAAGTGGAATATTTAAAATATCCAAACAGGTATGAAAAATGA